The following are from one region of the Halodesulfurarchaeum sp. HSR-GB genome:
- a CDS encoding 30S ribosomal protein S19e — MATLYDAPADELIDALAGELADRIEAPDWADYTKTGANRELPPEQEDFWARRAASLLRKVAMNAPIGVESLSTAYGGTKGGSNRYAVAPSKRSDGSQKVIREILQDLEDEGLIMTREGEGRDITAEGQKLLDETAGAVIESLDDPALERYA; from the coding sequence ATGGCAACTCTCTACGACGCCCCCGCGGACGAGCTCATCGACGCGCTCGCCGGGGAGCTCGCGGACCGAATCGAGGCGCCCGACTGGGCCGACTACACGAAGACCGGTGCGAACCGGGAACTGCCGCCCGAGCAGGAGGACTTCTGGGCCCGCCGGGCCGCCAGCCTCCTTCGAAAGGTCGCGATGAACGCGCCGATCGGCGTCGAGAGCCTCTCGACGGCCTACGGCGGCACGAAGGGCGGCTCGAACCGCTACGCGGTCGCCCCGAGCAAGCGCAGCGACGGCTCCCAGAAGGTCATCCGCGAGATCCTCCAGGACCTGGAGGACGAGGGCCTGATCATGACTCGCGAGGGTGAGGGGCGGGACATTACGGCCGAGGGCCAAAAACTCCTCGACGAGACGGCCGGTGCCGTCATCGAGTCCCTCGACGATCCGGCACTGGAACGCTACGCCTGA